One Rhodothermaceae bacterium genomic window carries:
- a CDS encoding endo-1,4-beta-xylanase has protein sequence MDPRFLFIFLWAILTVGCSENAVTENPEDPEPYTALRSVAPFPVGVAIQSSRLGSGPHSGVVRTVFNSVTAEYEMKMRHLTSASGSYIWTHADQLVAFANEHDMQIHGHALVWHQSTPSWLENFSGTDMEFEDAVKDYITTVVQRYQDDVVSWDVINEAFEDGSGELRNSVFRRRMGPDYIARLFQYTREADPDVLLFYNDYGTIWDTAKLESMLAMVDDLQARGIPIDGVGLQMHITYTHPPLSNIVAVMDAVVQRGLKIHISEMDVRVNPQGDLSVLTDERSQLQKKRVNEIVAAFMDLPEQNQFAITWWGLRDPESWLIDFWGNPEWGLLFDAEYQPKPAYEGFLEALRGN, from the coding sequence ATGGATCCTAGATTTTTATTCATCTTTCTTTGGGCAATCTTAACGGTTGGTTGCAGCGAAAACGCGGTTACAGAAAATCCTGAGGATCCTGAACCGTACACTGCATTACGCTCTGTGGCCCCCTTCCCGGTGGGCGTTGCAATTCAGTCGAGTCGATTAGGTTCTGGCCCCCATTCAGGGGTTGTCCGCACCGTTTTCAATAGTGTGACTGCTGAGTATGAGATGAAGATGAGGCACCTGACCAGTGCTTCAGGAAGCTACATCTGGACACATGCAGATCAGTTGGTTGCCTTTGCCAATGAACACGATATGCAGATTCATGGGCACGCACTGGTATGGCATCAGTCGACACCATCTTGGCTGGAAAACTTCAGCGGAACCGACATGGAGTTTGAAGACGCGGTAAAAGACTATATCACCACGGTCGTCCAACGCTACCAGGATGATGTTGTAAGTTGGGATGTGATTAACGAGGCGTTTGAGGATGGATCGGGTGAATTGCGGAATTCAGTGTTCCGCCGTCGGATGGGGCCGGATTATATTGCCCGCCTGTTCCAGTATACCAGAGAGGCCGACCCGGATGTCCTGCTGTTCTACAACGACTATGGTACGATTTGGGATACGGCCAAACTCGAGTCCATGTTGGCCATGGTGGATGACCTTCAAGCCCGAGGCATCCCTATTGACGGTGTTGGACTCCAGATGCACATCACCTATACGCATCCCCCTCTTAGCAATATTGTTGCGGTCATGGACGCTGTCGTTCAACGGGGCCTCAAGATTCACATCTCAGAAATGGATGTCCGTGTCAATCCTCAGGGGGACCTGTCTGTGCTTACGGATGAGCGGAGCCAGCTTCAGAAGAAGCGTGTGAACGAGATTGTAGCTGCCTTTATGGATCTGCCTGAACAAAACCAGTTTGCCATTACCTGGTGGGGGCTGCGGGACCCAGAGAGCTGGTTAATTGATTTTTGGGGCAATCCGGAATGGGGCCTGCTTTTCGATGCAGAGTATCAACCCAAGCCAGCCTATGAGGGGTTTCTTGAAGCATTGAGAGGAAATTGA
- a CDS encoding DUF1553 domain-containing protein encodes MFMEGSLAYHRVACIIFGLGVSLLGCSKSDPSLPDQVDFNYHIRPILSNSCYVCHGPDISTREADLRLDTYAGATAKRPGGRAIVPGNAKRSLLIHRVQEDDPEQRMPPPQINKVLTEHEIALISKWIDQGAQYKTHWALIPPQKSEGPRSIDDLLQERIAAKGITPANPASRASLIRRASYVLTGLPPSPDAVRAFEQDESPNAYARVVDSLLASAAYGERWARHWMDLVRYSESKGHEFDFTIQGAWQYRDYLIRAFNEDVPYDQFVLEHLAGDVLEQPRRNPDDGFNESVIGTAYFALGEGKHSPVDTRIDEADRIDNIIDVTTKTFQGLTVACARCHDHKFDPIPTRDYYSLYGIVESARFTPVPILSDDYLEVVEDLVDLNQTLRSDIASRWQSSLSPTPAIPASRTVPRPPIQDTTGAWEVLGDFRNGTLSGWIADGIAFDDAPLYGTPFIEEERFLRLTEHVASSRQISEGLPGALRSPTFTLIHDSITVMAKGYKSALRLVIDNFQLIRAPIHGALDQELSSDTMIPYRFDVSLWKGHKAYLELLVGTYDKNRFVTDQHMLIVHDSSYFEIAYALAHDDAGIDLPRQEHNEAALEPAINAWAEEKASPAQITAINRALKSGELQRPQIDERIRRKQQIKQLLPSAEFFIGMTEGDRVTSAVFGRGNYKTPDGEPVPHRFLTALDSTSTPFIETSSGRLEFAQAIVEPSNPLTARVMVNRLWHHAFGRGIVETVDNFGAQGSLPAHPELLDDLAVRFVESGWSIKSILREILLSDAFQRSSEPSTGILELDPSNLLLSHYPVRRLEAEAIRDGILATSGQLNPTMYGPPVPIHLTEFMKGRGRPAVNGPLDGDGRRSLYIAIRRNFLSPMMLSFDMPIPFSTFGARNSSNVPAQSLTMLNDTFIAEQARHWGELLVRQPHVDIEDRIEHIYLKAFARLPELNELKEAQSFLSTEAEELGLGPEDTMYSVEIWSAYCHVIFNQKEFIYLI; translated from the coding sequence ATGTTCATGGAGGGTTCACTGGCCTACCATCGTGTTGCTTGCATCATCTTCGGATTGGGGGTCTCACTGCTGGGATGCTCAAAGTCGGATCCGTCATTGCCGGACCAGGTAGATTTCAACTACCATATTCGACCCATCCTCTCCAACTCCTGTTATGTTTGTCATGGCCCTGACATCAGCACTAGGGAAGCTGACCTTCGCCTTGACACCTACGCTGGAGCAACCGCCAAGCGCCCTGGCGGGCGGGCGATTGTCCCGGGGAACGCAAAACGCAGTCTACTCATTCATCGCGTTCAGGAAGATGATCCCGAGCAGCGGATGCCACCTCCACAGATCAACAAGGTGCTCACCGAGCACGAGATTGCACTCATCTCCAAATGGATTGATCAGGGAGCACAGTACAAGACCCACTGGGCACTGATCCCACCACAGAAATCAGAAGGTCCGCGTTCCATTGATGATCTGTTGCAGGAACGAATTGCAGCAAAAGGGATCACACCCGCAAACCCGGCATCCCGAGCCAGTTTGATTCGACGCGCTTCTTACGTGCTGACCGGACTTCCCCCCTCACCCGATGCCGTTCGGGCATTTGAGCAGGATGAATCACCCAATGCCTATGCACGGGTTGTGGACAGTCTGCTCGCTTCTGCTGCATACGGAGAACGCTGGGCACGCCACTGGATGGACCTCGTCAGATACTCGGAATCGAAAGGGCACGAATTCGATTTCACGATTCAGGGAGCGTGGCAATACCGTGACTACCTCATCCGAGCATTCAACGAAGACGTCCCCTATGACCAGTTCGTTTTGGAGCATCTTGCCGGGGATGTTCTCGAGCAACCTAGGCGTAACCCTGACGACGGGTTCAATGAGTCGGTGATTGGGACGGCATATTTTGCACTTGGGGAAGGAAAGCACAGCCCTGTTGATACGCGCATTGATGAGGCGGACCGCATTGATAATATCATTGATGTGACGACAAAAACATTTCAGGGTTTGACTGTTGCCTGTGCCCGCTGCCATGATCACAAGTTTGATCCGATTCCAACCCGCGATTACTATTCACTCTACGGCATCGTTGAGAGTGCACGCTTTACTCCTGTTCCTATCCTATCGGACGACTACCTGGAGGTCGTAGAGGATCTCGTTGATCTTAATCAAACCTTGCGTTCGGATATCGCCAGTCGGTGGCAGTCATCGCTGAGTCCAACACCAGCCATTCCGGCCAGCCGAACGGTCCCTCGCCCACCAATCCAGGACACTACGGGGGCTTGGGAGGTGTTGGGGGATTTCCGCAATGGGACGCTGAGTGGGTGGATTGCCGATGGGATCGCGTTCGATGATGCGCCTCTCTACGGCACTCCCTTCATTGAGGAAGAGCGTTTTCTCCGACTCACCGAACATGTAGCAAGCAGCCGACAGATCTCAGAGGGGCTTCCAGGTGCACTCCGCTCCCCCACCTTTACGCTCATCCATGACTCCATTACAGTCATGGCCAAGGGGTACAAATCCGCTCTGCGGCTGGTGATTGACAACTTCCAACTGATCCGTGCACCGATCCATGGAGCCCTTGATCAGGAGCTGAGCAGTGACACAATGATCCCCTACCGATTCGATGTGAGTTTATGGAAGGGCCACAAAGCCTACTTGGAGTTACTGGTCGGGACCTACGACAAAAACCGCTTTGTGACGGATCAGCATATGCTCATCGTTCACGATTCATCCTACTTTGAAATTGCCTATGCTCTGGCGCACGATGATGCCGGTATTGATCTGCCACGCCAAGAGCACAATGAAGCCGCTCTCGAACCTGCAATTAACGCCTGGGCAGAAGAAAAGGCCAGCCCAGCGCAGATTACTGCAATCAACCGAGCCCTCAAATCCGGAGAACTCCAGCGTCCTCAGATCGATGAACGGATTCGCCGGAAACAGCAAATCAAACAGCTCCTGCCCTCTGCAGAATTTTTTATCGGCATGACGGAAGGAGATCGGGTGACCAGCGCCGTCTTCGGACGCGGCAACTACAAAACTCCAGATGGCGAGCCCGTTCCGCACCGATTCCTTACCGCGCTGGATTCAACAAGCACTCCTTTTATCGAGACGTCCAGTGGGCGACTTGAGTTTGCACAGGCGATCGTAGAACCTTCGAATCCGCTGACTGCCCGCGTCATGGTAAATCGGTTATGGCATCATGCATTCGGTAGAGGGATCGTCGAAACGGTCGACAATTTTGGAGCACAGGGAAGTCTTCCGGCACATCCAGAGTTATTGGACGACTTGGCGGTGCGCTTTGTGGAGTCTGGGTGGTCCATCAAATCGATCCTCCGAGAAATTCTCCTTTCCGATGCGTTTCAGCGTTCTTCAGAGCCATCTACGGGCATCCTTGAGTTGGACCCGTCTAATCTGCTTCTATCTCACTATCCTGTGCGAAGATTGGAAGCGGAAGCAATTCGTGACGGTATTTTGGCAACATCTGGGCAGTTGAATCCTACGATGTACGGACCTCCAGTACCCATTCACTTGACTGAGTTCATGAAGGGACGCGGTCGTCCTGCTGTCAATGGTCCATTGGACGGAGACGGTCGCCGAAGTCTTTACATTGCGATCCGTCGCAATTTTCTCTCGCCCATGATGCTCTCGTTCGATATGCCAATTCCATTCTCCACGTTTGGCGCCCGTAATTCCAGCAATGTACCTGCCCAGTCTCTTACGATGCTCAACGATACATTCATTGCTGAACAAGCCAGACATTGGGGAGAGCTCCTGGTGAGACAGCCTCATGTTGACATTGAGGACAGGATTGAGCATATTTACCTAAAGGCATTTGCAAGGCTTCCGGAACTGAACGAGTTGAAGGAAGCACAGTCCTTTCTTAGTACTGAGGCGGAGGAACTCGGCTTGGGGCCGGAGGATACGATGTATTCTGTGGAGATATGGTCGGCGTATTGCCATGTGATTTTTAATCAAAAGGAATTTATCTATCTGATCTGA
- a CDS encoding DUF1501 domain-containing protein, producing the protein MLTMCRNGFGGVALLGLMGSSAFGNMVAQVAPSETNPLHPRPGGLIPKARSIIFLYMDGGVSQVDSFDPKPRLAKENGENPYDKFSVDATQFNSIGKILQSPWDFRRYGESGIEVSDLFPHVGQCVDDLAVVRSMVADFPEHTNANYFLHTGIGIQGRPSMGAWINYGLGSENQDLPGYVVLDGGLIPPGGLDNFNSGFLPAAYQGSIFRAGDMPLPNIEPQEPTSDLQRRKLNLMSRTDKHLLGRIGHSDHVESAITNYELAYRMQASVPELTDLSGETEATKKLYGMDSPDPNTRIYATECLLARRLVERGVRFIELTCPNVAADRWDQHSNLKEGHELNAHAVDQPIAGLIRDLKGRGLFEDTLVIWAGEFGRTPFAQGTNGRDHNPSAFSIWLAGAGIKGGTIYGATDEYGYRVIDKETTIHDLHATMLYLLGLEHEYLTYRFSGRDIRLTDVGGRVIRGILS; encoded by the coding sequence ATGCTGACCATGTGCCGCAACGGCTTTGGCGGTGTAGCTCTTCTAGGGCTGATGGGAAGTTCAGCTTTTGGCAATATGGTTGCGCAGGTTGCCCCATCCGAGACGAATCCGTTACATCCCAGGCCAGGGGGATTGATTCCGAAGGCACGAAGCATCATCTTCCTGTACATGGATGGAGGAGTATCGCAGGTTGACAGCTTTGACCCGAAGCCACGTCTTGCCAAGGAGAATGGCGAAAATCCGTATGACAAATTTTCGGTTGATGCCACGCAGTTCAACAGTATCGGAAAGATCTTGCAGAGCCCATGGGATTTTCGGCGCTATGGGGAGAGTGGTATTGAGGTAAGCGATCTGTTTCCCCATGTTGGCCAGTGTGTGGACGACCTTGCGGTCGTTCGATCTATGGTAGCAGACTTCCCTGAGCATACGAACGCGAATTATTTTCTTCATACGGGGATCGGAATTCAGGGCCGCCCCTCAATGGGGGCTTGGATCAATTATGGGCTTGGCAGCGAAAATCAGGATCTACCGGGATATGTGGTCCTTGATGGTGGGTTGATTCCACCCGGAGGCTTGGATAATTTCAACAGCGGATTTCTGCCTGCCGCATACCAGGGATCGATATTCAGAGCTGGTGACATGCCGCTCCCGAATATTGAGCCTCAGGAGCCGACATCTGATCTGCAACGCAGAAAACTGAATCTCATGAGTCGAACCGACAAGCATTTGCTTGGCCGTATCGGTCATTCCGATCATGTAGAGTCAGCAATAACAAATTATGAGCTAGCCTACCGGATGCAGGCCTCGGTTCCCGAATTGACGGATCTCTCCGGTGAAACGGAAGCGACAAAGAAGCTATACGGGATGGATTCACCTGATCCCAATACACGTATATATGCCACTGAGTGCCTACTTGCGAGGCGCTTGGTTGAGCGTGGTGTTCGGTTTATTGAACTTACCTGCCCCAACGTCGCTGCGGATCGATGGGATCAGCATTCAAACCTCAAGGAGGGACATGAACTGAATGCTCATGCGGTAGATCAGCCCATCGCAGGCTTAATCAGAGATCTGAAAGGTCGCGGACTGTTCGAAGATACACTCGTCATTTGGGCAGGAGAATTTGGGCGGACACCTTTCGCACAAGGCACAAACGGACGAGATCATAATCCGTCGGCATTCAGCATTTGGCTTGCTGGGGCGGGGATCAAAGGAGGCACAATATATGGAGCGACAGACGAGTATGGTTATCGGGTGATTGATAAGGAAACCACCATCCACGATCTGCATGCCACAATGCTGTATCTATTGGGCTTGGAGCATGAATATCTGACCTACCGGTTCAGCGGGCGCGATATTCGCCTCACAGACGTAGGAGGCAGAGTGATTCGGGGAATTCTGTCGTGA
- a CDS encoding c-type cytochrome: MTPKLLSHTRVAIIFVLAVLCVQCGSYSPGPLQPLAPGNHIVLIGNNLCSRMMNFGYFETELHQRFPEHKLTIRNMCDGGNTPGFRPHPGRVPPWAFPGADSFYTELAQPSNSQGHFETPDEWLTRLQADIIVAFFGFNESFAGLEGVTSFEQEMDAFVRHTLSQSYNEEGAPGLVLISPIAFEDLSYQMDVPDGTQENIHLSAYTEAIQRVAQRYELPFADVFSTSKGWYRRTLEPLTIDGSQLNEEGYTLLASSIVDQVFGGSRVLDSQAGSRLLAAVRDKNWHWHNDYKIPNGVHVYGRRFEPFGPDNYPAELKKIRQMTAIRDTAIWQTAAGTFMDIAAADARTHELPEVETNYVPNEKNGPLSYLYGDDALATLTTAPGYEVELFASETQFTDLANPVQMSFDNQGRLWVAVMPTYPHWKPGDPHPNDKLLIFEDTDQDGKADRQITWADSLHIPVGFEFAPEGVYVSQGTNLVLLSDTDGDDYADTRQVVLSGFDDHDTHHVISAFTTDPSGAIYMGEGVFLHTNVETSYGPVRATNGGFIRFNPQRRHLERTAQLSIPNPWGIAFDKWGQPFFAETSGPDVRWMLPGTVKPRYGVATHKSYNLIEDAHRVRPTSGLEFVSSRHFPDEVQGDLLINNTIGFLGMKQHTMIDDGTGYVSTHRQDLIQSSDGNFRPVDMEFAPDGSLYFLDWHNVLIGHMQHNARDPLRDHVHGRIYRITYPARPLVEPAKVHDASIEELFENLTLPEYRTRYRTRRELRGRDPSEVLAILDVWIAGLDSNSENYELYLLEALWVSWGLNQVNTDLLEQLLGAKDFRVRAAAVRVLRYNPQLQRQTDLLTEAAMDPHGRVRTEAMAAASWLNPEDGLPVVEQASQDNLDKWNMNVSVTALAHLKGQRVPVDQPEEETPDLSAADLALYTLGKEIYARDGYCSTCHRPDGKGLPASGFPPLAETDWVLGDSERLIKLTLDGLMGPITVLGQDYPGQVPMTPFRNLLSDDEVAAVLTYIRNTFGNQASAIHPNQVKAVRASTANRQGYYTAEELLGGQ, encoded by the coding sequence ATGACGCCGAAGCTTCTTTCCCACACTCGAGTCGCCATCATTTTCGTCCTTGCAGTGCTCTGCGTACAGTGCGGATCCTATTCACCAGGACCACTGCAGCCCCTTGCTCCAGGGAATCACATTGTGCTCATCGGGAATAATTTGTGCTCACGCATGATGAACTTTGGATACTTTGAGACAGAATTGCATCAGCGGTTTCCAGAGCATAAGTTAACCATTCGCAACATGTGTGATGGAGGCAATACACCGGGGTTTCGGCCACATCCTGGACGGGTTCCTCCATGGGCCTTTCCGGGAGCGGACAGCTTCTACACGGAACTGGCCCAGCCTTCAAACAGCCAGGGACACTTCGAAACGCCAGACGAGTGGTTGACACGGTTGCAAGCGGACATCATTGTGGCTTTTTTCGGCTTCAATGAATCCTTCGCAGGCCTAGAGGGAGTGACGTCCTTTGAACAGGAGATGGATGCATTTGTGCGGCATACACTCTCGCAGTCTTATAACGAAGAGGGGGCACCAGGGTTAGTCCTGATTTCGCCGATCGCATTTGAAGACTTGTCGTACCAGATGGATGTCCCCGACGGGACACAGGAAAATATCCATCTATCGGCCTACACGGAAGCGATTCAGCGCGTCGCGCAGCGATACGAGTTGCCATTTGCAGATGTCTTTTCGACCTCTAAAGGTTGGTATCGGCGTACACTGGAACCCCTCACAATTGACGGTTCCCAGCTTAATGAAGAAGGATATACCTTGCTTGCATCGAGTATCGTAGATCAAGTATTTGGAGGTAGTCGTGTACTTGACAGTCAAGCAGGCTCCCGTCTATTGGCCGCCGTCAGAGATAAGAATTGGCACTGGCATAATGATTACAAGATCCCTAATGGCGTGCATGTATATGGGCGGCGATTCGAGCCTTTCGGTCCAGACAATTATCCTGCAGAGTTGAAAAAGATTCGCCAGATGACCGCGATCCGGGACACAGCAATTTGGCAGACCGCAGCCGGAACCTTCATGGATATCGCTGCAGCCGATGCAAGAACACACGAACTTCCCGAGGTCGAGACCAATTACGTACCAAATGAGAAGAACGGCCCTCTCTCCTATCTCTATGGCGACGATGCCTTGGCGACCCTCACGACTGCGCCGGGGTACGAGGTGGAATTGTTTGCATCTGAAACACAGTTCACAGATCTGGCAAACCCTGTCCAGATGTCTTTTGATAATCAGGGGCGTCTATGGGTCGCGGTCATGCCCACCTACCCTCACTGGAAGCCGGGAGATCCGCACCCCAACGATAAGCTGTTGATTTTTGAAGACACCGATCAGGATGGCAAGGCGGACCGGCAGATCACTTGGGCGGACAGTTTACACATTCCTGTTGGCTTCGAATTTGCCCCGGAAGGGGTCTATGTAAGTCAGGGGACAAACCTCGTACTCCTGTCAGATACCGATGGAGATGATTATGCGGATACTCGGCAAGTCGTCCTGAGCGGCTTTGATGACCACGATACCCATCATGTGATCAGCGCATTTACCACAGATCCATCTGGAGCAATCTACATGGGAGAAGGTGTCTTTTTGCATACCAATGTAGAGACCTCTTACGGGCCGGTTCGCGCGACGAACGGCGGATTTATTCGCTTTAACCCTCAGCGGCGCCACCTTGAGCGAACTGCGCAGTTGTCTATCCCGAATCCATGGGGGATTGCTTTTGACAAATGGGGACAACCGTTTTTCGCTGAGACCTCCGGCCCCGATGTGCGCTGGATGCTGCCCGGAACGGTCAAACCGCGTTATGGTGTGGCTACACATAAATCTTACAACCTGATTGAAGATGCACACCGTGTACGGCCAACCTCAGGCTTGGAATTCGTGTCAAGTCGCCACTTCCCAGATGAGGTTCAGGGAGATCTGCTGATCAACAACACGATCGGATTCCTAGGAATGAAGCAGCATACGATGATTGATGATGGGACCGGGTATGTGAGCACGCATCGCCAAGACCTGATCCAAAGCAGTGACGGAAACTTTCGCCCCGTGGACATGGAGTTTGCTCCCGATGGATCCCTGTATTTCCTTGACTGGCACAATGTGCTGATCGGCCATATGCAGCACAATGCGCGTGATCCCTTGCGTGACCATGTGCATGGCCGCATTTATCGGATTACCTATCCCGCCCGACCACTTGTCGAACCTGCCAAGGTACATGACGCAAGTATTGAAGAGCTTTTCGAGAACCTAACCCTTCCAGAGTACCGTACCCGATATCGTACTCGTCGGGAGCTGCGCGGCCGTGATCCCTCTGAGGTACTGGCGATCCTGGATGTTTGGATCGCAGGACTAGACTCCAACAGCGAAAATTACGAGCTTTACCTACTGGAGGCGTTGTGGGTGAGCTGGGGATTGAACCAGGTGAATACAGATCTTCTGGAGCAACTGCTTGGTGCAAAGGATTTTCGGGTTCGTGCAGCGGCTGTCCGGGTGCTTCGGTACAACCCGCAACTTCAGAGGCAGACTGATCTGCTTACAGAAGCGGCAATGGATCCACATGGTCGTGTGCGCACGGAGGCTATGGCAGCAGCTTCCTGGCTAAACCCAGAAGACGGGTTGCCAGTTGTTGAACAGGCAAGTCAGGACAATCTCGACAAATGGAACATGAATGTGTCCGTGACGGCCCTGGCTCACCTGAAAGGCCAACGTGTCCCAGTGGATCAACCGGAGGAAGAAACACCAGACCTGAGCGCCGCAGATTTGGCACTTTACACGCTAGGTAAAGAGATCTATGCGCGAGATGGCTATTGCAGCACCTGCCACCGACCTGACGGAAAGGGGCTGCCTGCATCTGGCTTCCCTCCGCTGGCCGAAACTGATTGGGTCTTGGGCGACTCCGAACGGCTGATCAAGCTTACGCTCGATGGACTCATGGGGCCAATTACCGTCCTTGGGCAGGATTACCCGGGGCAAGTTCCGATGACACCATTCCGAAACTTGCTCAGTGATGATGAGGTCGCCGCTGTCTTAACCTATATCCGCAATACGTTCGGTAACCAAGCATCCGCAATCCACCCAAACCAAGTGAAAGCCGTGCGGGCCAGCACTGCAAATAGACAAGGGTACTATACAGCAGAAGAACTGCTTGGCGGCCAATAA
- a CDS encoding arylsulfatase produces the protein MTKFAGLIFLNLAILLAGCVSPDPAPRPNVILVITDDQGYGDIGAHGNTAIHTPVLDRLHNESVRLTDFHVDPTCSPTRAALLTGRYSTRTGVWHTIMGRSLMAPEEVTLAELFAEVGYRTGMVGKWHLGDNYPLRPQDQGFQEAFYHPAGGVGQGPDYFGNDYFDDTYVRNGVLEETTGYVTDVWFDDALRFIGEHQHEPFFLYLATNAPHGPYFVEETYAAPYREAGFGDIMARFSGMITNIDDNMGRLLAELDSLGLSENTIFIFMTDNGSAEGWANWREEEGSWEGFNAGMRQGKGSEYDGGHRVPFFLRWPAAGYTGSKEVDALTAHIDVLPTLAELCDLPLPADLDGMSLVPVLNGSEPDARTLFVHSQRVPYPIKWRKSAVMTERWRLVNQNELYDIQNDPEQMTNLVDQFPDVAQELRTAYEGWWDHLEPTFDRYVRIGLGADAENPLTLNPHDWHVTNQSESVWNHRQVQNGMIGNGYWAVDVLQPGNYTFELRRWPNYMDEPMERIAARIRVGDQQKRIPLTPEQNSATFEFVLNAGPTTVQTWLIQPDGEEHGAYFVYVRRE, from the coding sequence ATGACGAAATTCGCCGGTTTGATTTTCCTGAATCTTGCGATACTTTTGGCAGGATGTGTCTCACCGGATCCTGCACCACGCCCCAACGTCATTCTAGTGATCACAGACGATCAGGGCTATGGGGATATCGGTGCGCATGGAAATACAGCAATCCACACCCCCGTACTTGATCGCTTGCACAATGAGAGTGTGCGCCTGACGGATTTTCATGTAGACCCGACATGCTCCCCGACACGCGCGGCGCTCCTGACCGGACGATACTCCACTCGTACAGGGGTATGGCACACCATCATGGGGCGATCGCTCATGGCTCCTGAGGAGGTTACACTGGCCGAACTGTTCGCCGAGGTGGGTTACCGAACAGGAATGGTCGGCAAATGGCACTTGGGAGACAATTACCCGCTCCGCCCACAGGATCAAGGGTTCCAGGAAGCGTTTTATCACCCAGCGGGCGGGGTTGGGCAGGGACCTGATTACTTCGGAAATGACTATTTCGATGACACCTACGTGCGCAACGGGGTCCTGGAAGAAACTACAGGATATGTAACCGATGTCTGGTTTGATGATGCACTCCGTTTCATTGGCGAGCATCAGCATGAGCCGTTCTTTTTGTACTTGGCAACGAATGCCCCACATGGCCCGTATTTCGTGGAAGAAACGTATGCAGCACCATACCGTGAGGCAGGGTTCGGTGATATCATGGCACGGTTCAGCGGTATGATCACCAATATTGACGACAATATGGGGCGACTTCTGGCAGAGTTGGATTCGCTTGGATTGAGCGAAAACACGATCTTTATCTTCATGACAGATAATGGTTCAGCAGAAGGGTGGGCAAATTGGCGTGAAGAGGAAGGGAGCTGGGAAGGGTTCAATGCGGGTATGCGGCAGGGAAAAGGTTCTGAGTATGACGGAGGGCATCGCGTGCCCTTCTTTTTACGATGGCCAGCGGCCGGCTACACGGGATCCAAAGAGGTGGATGCCCTAACGGCACACATTGATGTCCTGCCCACACTGGCCGAGCTCTGTGATCTGCCTTTGCCTGCAGACTTGGATGGTATGAGCCTAGTGCCAGTGCTGAACGGGAGTGAGCCGGACGCACGTACACTTTTTGTGCATTCACAGCGCGTTCCCTACCCTATCAAATGGCGCAAGTCTGCTGTGATGACGGAGCGCTGGCGACTGGTGAACCAGAATGAGCTGTACGATATCCAGAACGATCCTGAGCAGATGACCAATCTTGTAGATCAGTTCCCTGACGTGGCCCAAGAATTGCGTACTGCATATGAAGGATGGTGGGATCACCTTGAACCTACCTTCGACCGTTACGTCCGGATCGGTCTTGGAGCTGATGCAGAGAATCCGCTAACTCTGAATCCACATGACTGGCATGTAACCAACCAGTCTGAGTCCGTGTGGAATCATCGACAAGTCCAGAACGGCATGATCGGCAACGGCTACTGGGCAGTGGACGTGCTCCAACCCGGCAACTACACGTTCGAATTGCGTAGATGGCCCAATTATATGGACGAGCCCATGGAGAGGATAGCAGCGCGCATACGAGTCGGCGATCAGCAGAAACGGATACCACTTACCCCAGAACAGAATTCAGCAACCTTTGAGTTCGTACTCAATGCAGGCCCCACTACTGTGCAGACTTGGCTGATCCAGCCGGATGGAGAGGAACATGGTGCCTACTTTGTTTATGTGAGACGCGAATGA